In one window of Helianthus annuus cultivar XRQ/B chromosome 17, HanXRQr2.0-SUNRISE, whole genome shotgun sequence DNA:
- the LOC110921486 gene encoding uncharacterized protein LOC110921486 isoform X1, with translation MIESFVMLIAVLFIQEAIKGLVREFNVPKNEDSNKVKYQFQWLYANDGNICLDILPNQWSPIYDVAAILTSIQQIFITGFKVFHISSFGLFCNPKALQPSLPAPKKEALQPSMRTHDSKAHPP, from the exons ATGATCGAGTCTTTTGTGATGTTAATTGCTGTTCTTTTCATACAAGAGGCCATCAAG GGTCTGGTGAGGGAGTTCAACGTTCCTAAAAATGAGGACTCAAATAAAGTGAAGTATCAGTTTCAGTGGCTTTACGCTAATG ATGGAAACATATGTTTGGACATTCTTCCAAACCAGTGGAGTCCAATTTACGATGTTGCTGCCATTCTTACATCAATTCAG CAAATCTTTATAACTGGATTCAAAGTCTTTCATATTTCATCATTTGGGTTGTTTTGCAACCCAAAGGCTCTTCAACCAAGTCTCCCAG CTCCCAAAAAGGAAGCTCTGCAACCAAGCATGCGAACTCATGATTCAAAAGCCCACCCGCCATGA
- the LOC110921486 gene encoding uncharacterized protein LOC110921486 isoform X2, translated as MIESFVMLIAVLFIQEAIKGLVREFNVPKNEDSNKVKYQFQWLYANDGNICLDILPNQWSPIYDVAAILTSIQPIFITRFKVFLSSFGLFCIPKTLQPSLPAPKKEALQPSMRTHDSKAHPP; from the exons ATGATCGAGTCTTTTGTGATGTTAATTGCTGTTCTTTTCATACAAGAGGCCATCAAG GGTCTGGTGAGGGAGTTCAACGTTCCTAAAAATGAGGACTCAAATAAAGTGAAGTATCAGTTTCAGTGGCTTTACGCTAATG ATGGAAACATATGTTTGGACATTCTTCCAAACCAGTGGAGTCCAATTTACGATGTTGCTGCCATTCTTACATCAATTCAG CCAATCTTTATAACTAGATTCAAAGtctttctttcatcatttgggtTGTTTTGCATCCCAAAGACTCTTCAACCAAGTCTCCCAG CTCCCAAAAAGGAAGCTCTGCAACCAAGCATGCGAACTCATGATTCAAAAGCCCACCCGCCATGA